One Edaphobacter lichenicola DNA window includes the following coding sequences:
- a CDS encoding ABC transporter permease codes for MRALINIFAQVFRSIGANKLRSFLTMFGIAWGVASLLLLIGLGEGFRSGQRRGLAELGTDEIMMWGGTIPVLPEQHVGMRPYKLTMSDAAAIREQAPDVRNVTSIINRSDLKQVSDFSSAGGQVLGVELNYPEIANLPIAQGRYLNQQDLAERRQVVVLGQRMVGLLFPGRPPLGAVITLNGYRFQVIGVAKKVGRGNSDGLNQRIYIPLTTMQEFFPLTGDNIPQDSISQIQYQPRTEELNETAKAEVHKVIATRHGFDPARKEGFEEWDTIRSNRMVGLIFTAMDVFLGGVGIVTLALGAVGIINIMLVTVTERTKEIGLRKALGATNRSILFQFFLEGLTLTALSGFIGIIGAAALMAALGSVVGNNDMGFDPPRLVPWSAAMAMGTLTLCGIVAGLYPARQAAMLAPVEALRKE; via the coding sequence ATGCGCGCTCTTATCAATATCTTCGCTCAGGTATTCCGCTCGATCGGTGCCAACAAGCTGCGTTCGTTCCTGACGATGTTCGGTATTGCCTGGGGTGTCGCCTCGCTTTTGCTGTTGATCGGGCTTGGAGAAGGATTTCGTTCGGGACAGCGCAGGGGGCTCGCCGAGCTTGGCACCGATGAGATCATGATGTGGGGTGGGACGATCCCCGTGCTGCCGGAGCAGCATGTGGGGATGCGCCCGTACAAGCTGACCATGAGCGATGCGGCCGCGATTCGTGAGCAGGCGCCGGATGTTCGTAACGTCACCTCGATTATCAATCGTAGTGATCTAAAACAGGTGAGCGATTTTTCGAGTGCGGGCGGCCAGGTATTGGGAGTTGAACTCAACTATCCGGAGATTGCGAATCTTCCAATCGCGCAAGGCCGCTATTTGAACCAGCAGGACCTGGCTGAACGGCGGCAGGTGGTGGTGCTGGGACAAAGGATGGTGGGGCTTTTATTTCCGGGTCGTCCGCCTCTCGGTGCCGTCATCACGTTGAACGGCTACCGGTTTCAGGTGATAGGGGTGGCGAAGAAGGTAGGCCGCGGCAACAGTGATGGGCTGAATCAGCGTATCTACATTCCGTTGACCACAATGCAGGAGTTCTTTCCTCTGACGGGTGACAACATCCCGCAGGATTCGATCTCCCAAATCCAGTACCAGCCGCGGACAGAAGAGTTGAACGAGACCGCGAAGGCTGAAGTACATAAAGTCATCGCGACCCGGCATGGCTTCGATCCAGCTCGGAAAGAGGGGTTCGAGGAGTGGGATACGATCAGGTCGAACCGGATGGTAGGGTTGATCTTTACCGCGATGGACGTGTTTCTCGGGGGCGTCGGAATCGTAACGCTGGCTCTGGGCGCGGTGGGAATCATCAACATCATGCTGGTGACGGTGACTGAACGGACGAAAGAGATTGGTCTGCGGAAGGCGCTGGGTGCGACCAATCGAAGCATCCTCTTTCAGTTCTTTCTTGAGGGCCTGACGCTGACGGCATTAAGTGGATTCATTGGAATTATCGGCGCTGCGGCTCTGATGGCAGCGCTTGGTTCGGTAGTCGGAAATAACGATATGGGATTCGATCCGCCGCGCCTTGTGCCATGGTCGGCAGCAATGGCGATGGGGACGCTGACATTGTGCGGAATAGTGGCCGGGCTTTATCCGGCGAGACAGGCTGCGATGCTCGCTCCTGTGGAAGCGCTGCGAAAGGAATAA
- a CDS encoding 3-hydroxyacyl-CoA dehydrogenase NAD-binding domain-containing protein, with product MQEVAGQLPGEIRRVAIIGAGVAGRSFALACAAAGFDVVLEDVMPANLWRAEAEYSDLSKRVAAGSFELASTVEDAVRTADIAVDFVPDELESKLEIFSMIDRMAPPRTILCTPSYALSITDLASCVYRPDRCVAVRGDLVRGDAAVAPVVRVLYPAATLQSIVETVSRFLSKLGLAVQAEVDPEEPALIKNVSPAAR from the coding sequence ATGCAGGAGGTTGCAGGCCAGCTGCCAGGCGAGATTCGCAGGGTTGCGATTATCGGAGCCGGAGTGGCTGGCCGCAGCTTCGCTTTAGCTTGTGCTGCAGCGGGCTTCGATGTTGTGCTGGAAGATGTAATGCCAGCCAATCTGTGGCGGGCCGAGGCGGAGTATTCAGACCTGAGCAAGCGCGTTGCGGCGGGGAGCTTTGAGTTGGCTTCAACCGTTGAAGATGCCGTTCGTACGGCTGATATTGCGGTTGACTTTGTGCCGGATGAGCTCGAGTCGAAGCTTGAAATCTTCAGCATGATCGACCGGATGGCCCCACCCAGGACGATTCTGTGTACACCGAGTTACGCGCTGAGCATTACAGACCTGGCGTCCTGCGTCTATCGGCCCGATCGGTGCGTTGCGGTCCGGGGAGATCTTGTTCGAGGTGACGCAGCAGTAGCGCCGGTGGTACGGGTGTTGTATCCGGCGGCTACGTTGCAGTCAATTGTCGAGACAGTCAGCCGGTTTCTCTCTAAACTTGGACTTGCGGTACAGGCGGAGGTGGATCCCGAGGAGCCTGCGCTGATCAAGAACGTCTCCCCGGCGGCGCGGTAG
- the malQ gene encoding 4-alpha-glucanotransferase has translation MSGEVSNQERQSGVLLHVTSLPSYGGIGDFGPAAYAFVDFLAAAKQRMWQVLPLSPTGYGSSPYSALSAFAGNPLLISLELLVNDGWIAGERLAGLPGHDGPADFDAAFRLKLPLIEEAAGNFLDHAPDSRRASFLRFCEHNSSWLQDYAMFNVLRRMHEYGSWHEWPPEYARRKGDALSKLLKDRGRELAVEQVVQFFFNEQWCALRGYCAKRKIRIMGDVAIFVNYDSADVWTHPEMFELDEELRPVRVSGVPPDYFSVTGQRWGNPLYKWGLLKERGFDWWVARIRRSLTLYDVIRLDHFRGFEAFWSIPAEEETAINGQWVKAPGHELFQRLKEVFGDLPFVAEDLGLITPEVDELREHFGMPGMRILQFGFSDRGAHLYLPHRYVPNTVVYTGTHDNNTTLGWWRDDVSDVERTNVQTYLQKFDHDEDIVWAMIRAAARSVANLCVFPMQDVLHLGSEARMNTPSAGAGNWSWRYRLNAVHPDFATQLAELMAMTDRDGWEKPSEGVEAGKPVEEASKRAELGANV, from the coding sequence ATGAGTGGGGAAGTGAGCAATCAGGAACGTCAGTCGGGAGTTTTGCTGCACGTGACCTCGCTACCTTCGTATGGTGGGATAGGGGACTTTGGACCCGCTGCGTATGCGTTTGTGGATTTTCTGGCAGCCGCGAAGCAGAGGATGTGGCAGGTACTGCCGCTTAGTCCGACCGGTTACGGGAGTTCTCCCTACTCCGCGCTTTCGGCGTTTGCGGGGAATCCGCTTTTGATCAGCCTCGAGCTTCTGGTGAATGACGGGTGGATTGCGGGAGAGCGGCTCGCAGGACTGCCGGGACATGATGGGCCAGCGGACTTCGACGCGGCGTTCCGCCTGAAGCTGCCGTTGATCGAAGAGGCGGCGGGGAATTTTCTCGATCATGCGCCGGATAGCAGGCGCGCGAGCTTCCTGAGATTTTGCGAACACAACAGTTCGTGGCTGCAGGACTATGCGATGTTCAACGTCCTTCGTCGTATGCACGAGTATGGCAGTTGGCATGAGTGGCCACCGGAGTATGCGCGGCGTAAGGGCGACGCACTCAGCAAGCTGTTGAAAGATCGTGGACGCGAGCTTGCGGTTGAGCAGGTGGTCCAGTTTTTTTTCAACGAGCAGTGGTGCGCGCTGCGAGGGTATTGTGCCAAGCGGAAGATTCGCATCATGGGGGATGTTGCAATCTTCGTGAACTACGACAGCGCCGATGTGTGGACGCATCCCGAGATGTTCGAGCTGGACGAAGAACTCAGGCCGGTTCGCGTGTCCGGTGTGCCGCCGGATTACTTTTCCGTGACTGGACAGCGGTGGGGAAATCCACTCTACAAGTGGGGTCTGCTGAAGGAACGAGGATTCGACTGGTGGGTGGCGCGGATTAGACGGTCGTTGACCCTGTATGACGTGATTCGGCTGGACCACTTCCGCGGATTTGAGGCGTTCTGGTCGATTCCCGCGGAGGAGGAGACGGCGATCAATGGGCAGTGGGTGAAGGCTCCTGGGCATGAGCTGTTTCAGCGTTTGAAGGAGGTCTTTGGGGATCTGCCGTTTGTCGCGGAGGATCTTGGGCTGATCACCCCCGAGGTGGACGAGCTGCGGGAGCACTTTGGGATGCCAGGTATGCGGATTCTGCAGTTTGGGTTTTCGGATCGCGGCGCACATCTCTATCTGCCGCACCGGTACGTTCCAAATACGGTGGTGTACACGGGTACGCACGACAACAACACGACGCTGGGTTGGTGGCGGGATGATGTGAGCGATGTCGAGCGTACCAACGTGCAGACCTATCTGCAGAAGTTCGATCACGACGAGGATATCGTCTGGGCGATGATTCGGGCGGCAGCACGGTCGGTGGCGAATCTCTGCGTCTTTCCGATGCAGGACGTGTTGCATCTGGGCAGCGAAGCGAGAATGAATACGCCGTCTGCCGGAGCGGGGAACTGGAGCTGGCGGTATAGGCTGAACGCCGTGCATCCGGACTTTGCGACACAGCTGGCCGAGTTGATGGCGATGACCGATCGCGATGGCTGGGAGAAGCCGTCCGAGGGGGTCGAAGCAGGCAAGCCGGTAGAAGAGGCGTCGAAACGGGCAGAGCTGGGCGCGAACGTTTAG
- a CDS encoding peptidylprolyl isomerase yields MIRILQQDNRITKIIFAVIIGFAVITMVITLVPGIFDNATTNDASVYATVKQPGPFGRIFGESTPIKTVEVNQLASRQLQQQHFPDALLPYFLPRAGQILVQRAILKHEADRMNLQVSDEDLRRELQTGPFAQYLFPNGQYIGDDAYINFVQSAFQTTRGDFESQVKSDMELNRLQALITGGVSVSDNAVREAYKVDGTKVKFDYAVISADDVRKTINPSDSELQAFFKTNAARYANAVPETRKIEYVSFDTSNLPGGKPQISDADVLAYYNAHQDQYQVKEQVKVRHILIAVPAGADAKADAAAKAKAEDILKQIKSGGSFADLASKNSDDPGSKTQGGELGWLDRGKTVPEFDKAAFTLAPGQTSDLVKTQFGYHILQVEEKKTAHLRPLAEVKPEIVPVLEQQRAGAAEQTFASALAADAKKNGLEKAAASKGLHAVTTDFVAKDGVIAGLADGSALLTQAFSVVKGADPAPVATGDGFAVFQVTDVKPAHAPEFADYKSHILEDYREQQVPQLLSAQLNKLDDRAKVLNDLRKAAAEMNVPLKTSDLVGKDGQVPDLGAMSGAGSVAFSLPKGAISGPINAGRVGVVLSVIDKQEPTADDIAKNFNATKDKLLNDQREEIFRVYIGELTQKYEKGGAVRFSKKQAEPGLPAGN; encoded by the coding sequence ATGATTCGTATTCTGCAGCAGGACAACCGCATCACGAAGATTATCTTCGCCGTCATTATTGGATTTGCCGTGATCACAATGGTGATTACGCTGGTGCCCGGCATCTTTGACAACGCTACGACGAACGATGCGTCGGTCTATGCCACGGTGAAGCAGCCCGGGCCCTTCGGGCGGATTTTTGGTGAAAGCACGCCGATCAAAACGGTTGAGGTAAATCAGCTGGCGAGCCGGCAGCTGCAACAGCAGCACTTTCCCGATGCGTTGCTGCCCTACTTCCTCCCGCGTGCTGGTCAGATTCTGGTACAGCGGGCGATCCTGAAGCATGAAGCTGACAGGATGAACCTCCAGGTGAGCGATGAGGATCTGCGTCGCGAGCTGCAGACCGGGCCGTTTGCACAGTACCTGTTTCCCAATGGCCAATACATTGGCGACGATGCGTACATCAACTTCGTGCAGAGCGCATTCCAGACGACTCGCGGTGACTTTGAGTCGCAGGTGAAGAGCGACATGGAGCTGAACCGCCTGCAGGCGCTGATCACGGGCGGAGTTTCGGTTTCGGATAACGCGGTACGCGAGGCCTACAAGGTCGATGGGACCAAGGTGAAGTTTGATTACGCGGTGATCTCGGCGGATGATGTCCGCAAGACGATCAACCCGTCGGACTCGGAGCTGCAGGCGTTCTTCAAGACGAACGCGGCGCGTTATGCGAATGCCGTTCCGGAGACGCGAAAGATTGAGTATGTTTCGTTCGACACGTCGAATCTGCCTGGCGGTAAGCCGCAGATCTCGGATGCGGATGTGCTGGCCTACTACAACGCGCATCAGGACCAGTATCAGGTGAAGGAGCAGGTGAAGGTTCGCCACATCCTGATTGCAGTTCCTGCCGGAGCCGACGCGAAGGCTGACGCTGCTGCAAAGGCGAAGGCCGAAGACATTCTGAAACAGATCAAGAGCGGTGGAAGCTTTGCGGATCTTGCAAGCAAAAACTCGGACGACCCGGGCAGCAAAACGCAGGGCGGCGAACTGGGCTGGCTGGATCGCGGCAAGACAGTACCGGAGTTTGATAAGGCGGCATTTACGCTGGCACCGGGACAGACCTCGGATCTGGTTAAGACGCAGTTCGGGTATCACATCCTGCAGGTGGAGGAGAAGAAGACGGCGCATCTTCGCCCACTGGCAGAGGTGAAGCCGGAGATCGTGCCGGTGCTCGAGCAGCAGAGGGCGGGCGCGGCGGAGCAGACGTTCGCTTCGGCGTTAGCTGCGGATGCGAAGAAGAATGGTCTGGAGAAGGCTGCTGCTTCGAAGGGGCTGCACGCGGTGACGACGGACTTCGTAGCGAAGGACGGTGTGATCGCCGGTCTGGCAGACGGCTCGGCATTGCTGACGCAGGCGTTTTCGGTGGTGAAGGGCGCGGACCCAGCTCCGGTCGCTACCGGCGATGGGTTTGCTGTGTTCCAGGTGACCGACGTGAAGCCGGCTCATGCTCCCGAGTTTGCGGATTACAAGTCTCACATTCTCGAGGACTATCGCGAGCAGCAGGTGCCTCAGTTGCTGAGCGCCCAGTTGAACAAACTGGACGATCGAGCGAAGGTCCTGAACGATCTGAGGAAGGCTGCCGCGGAGATGAACGTTCCATTGAAAACCAGCGATCTGGTCGGCAAGGATGGCCAGGTGCCGGATCTCGGTGCGATGAGCGGCGCAGGTTCGGTCGCGTTCTCGCTGCCCAAGGGCGCTATCTCAGGTCCGATCAATGCAGGGCGGGTTGGAGTTGTGCTCAGCGTGATCGACAAGCAGGAACCAACGGCCGACGACATTGCGAAGAACTTCAATGCAACGAAGGATAAGCTGCTCAACGATCAGCGGGAGGAGATCTTCCGTGTGTATATCGGCGAGTTGACCCAGAAGTACGAGAAGGGCGGCGCGGTCAGGTTCTCGAAGAAACAGGCTGAGCCGGGTTTGCCCGCCGGCAACTAG
- a CDS encoding ABC transporter permease, with protein sequence MRSFFQYLKIAIRHLSKSPGFAATAILMLALAIGATTAIFSLVEGVLLRPLPFPEPSRLVVLSDILKGLDTGSGNNEAGVTAPDIRNYTRDTHSFTSLGGYHSTSYELSGAGEPANVNATRMSSGVFPALAVQPLLGRFFTQQEDDQRQQVLVLSYATWQTRFQGDPNILGRKVLLDRKPYLIIGVMPRNFEFPLVPGHLNRSEFWVPVSFETEELGIGAASWNFQMVGRLKPGVTISQAIEDANLVAKETVRNYPAFMAGFSITSIIRPLDEETVEEARPLIRTLFLAVAVVLLIACANLAGLLLVRSIRRRREIAVRLALGATASTLLWQAILESLVLSVTGGVLGLILATIALRVGIQALPETLPRINEIGLDWPVVAFALGLAVVTGVLCGLAPAFAAIRTSVNDTLKEGGRTGTSGGGHARLRSALVISEIAVALVLLAASGLLLRSFEKMRQVDLGFQPDHTLVASYSLPKKQYGNQTAVNEFSHQLLARLQALPGVKSVGLTTFLPASGNNSSSAFVAEGHVLPATAGGLDLGTSIAVQGDYFRAMGIPLLQGRLFTADDNASQPPVVIVNHMLAQQSWPNQNPIGKRFRIGTETMKTPWATVVGEVADVKENSPDLPLKQQYYMPVEQQEEMAGSLGSPTDISGDSGYIAVRTAMAPEQMENLLRSTVHSIDPQLPLTQVQSMEHAISDTEAPRRFNTALISSFAAIAVLLAVLGIYSVIAFSVALRVQEMAIRMALGSQRAGIVRLVVTSGAKLALFGCAIGLAGALAASRLLRSFLFGVSAFDPLVLTIATLSLLLLALVASLLPARRAASVDLTQALRSE encoded by the coding sequence ATGCGCTCTTTCTTTCAATATCTGAAGATTGCAATTCGCCACCTCTCCAAGTCGCCTGGATTCGCCGCCACAGCCATTTTGATGCTGGCCTTAGCCATTGGCGCGACCACTGCAATCTTTTCTCTCGTCGAAGGCGTTCTTCTGAGGCCGCTCCCCTTTCCTGAGCCCAGCCGCCTTGTGGTTCTCTCAGACATCCTCAAAGGTCTGGACACCGGCAGCGGTAACAATGAAGCCGGTGTCACCGCGCCGGACATCCGTAACTACACTCGCGACACCCACAGCTTCACCAGCCTTGGCGGTTACCACTCCACCAGCTACGAGCTCTCCGGCGCAGGCGAGCCCGCCAACGTCAACGCTACCCGCATGAGCAGTGGCGTCTTCCCCGCCCTCGCCGTCCAGCCCCTCCTCGGCCGCTTCTTCACGCAGCAGGAGGACGATCAGCGTCAGCAGGTCCTGGTCCTCAGCTACGCCACCTGGCAGACCCGTTTTCAGGGCGACCCCAACATCCTCGGCCGAAAGGTCCTGCTCGATCGCAAGCCCTACCTCATCATCGGCGTCATGCCCCGCAACTTCGAATTCCCCCTCGTCCCCGGTCATCTTAACCGCAGTGAGTTCTGGGTTCCCGTCAGCTTCGAAACGGAGGAACTCGGCATCGGCGCAGCCTCGTGGAACTTTCAGATGGTTGGTCGCCTCAAACCGGGTGTAACCATCTCTCAGGCCATAGAGGACGCAAACCTGGTCGCCAAAGAGACTGTCCGGAACTACCCCGCCTTCATGGCCGGATTCAGCATCACGTCCATCATCAGGCCGCTCGACGAAGAGACCGTCGAAGAAGCACGCCCTCTCATTCGCACCCTCTTTCTCGCTGTTGCCGTCGTTCTTTTGATCGCGTGCGCGAACCTCGCCGGGCTTCTTCTGGTACGTTCCATCCGCCGCCGCCGCGAGATTGCCGTCCGTCTCGCGCTTGGCGCTACTGCGTCCACTCTGCTCTGGCAGGCCATCCTGGAAAGCCTCGTCCTGAGCGTAACCGGGGGCGTTCTGGGGCTCATTCTCGCCACCATTGCTCTCCGCGTCGGCATTCAGGCGCTCCCCGAGACGCTGCCACGCATCAACGAGATTGGCCTCGACTGGCCGGTTGTCGCTTTCGCGCTCGGCCTGGCTGTCGTCACCGGCGTTCTTTGCGGTCTTGCGCCGGCCTTCGCTGCCATTCGCACCAGCGTCAACGACACACTCAAAGAAGGTGGGCGAACCGGAACCTCTGGTGGAGGTCACGCAAGGCTTCGGTCAGCCCTGGTCATCTCAGAGATCGCCGTCGCGCTCGTCCTGCTAGCTGCGTCCGGACTTCTACTCCGCAGCTTCGAGAAGATGCGTCAGGTCGATCTTGGCTTTCAACCAGATCACACCCTCGTCGCCAGCTATAGCCTCCCCAAAAAACAGTATGGAAACCAGACCGCCGTCAATGAGTTCAGTCACCAGCTTTTGGCGCGTCTGCAGGCTCTTCCCGGAGTAAAAAGTGTCGGCCTTACCACCTTCTTGCCCGCAAGTGGCAATAACTCCAGCAGCGCCTTCGTCGCAGAAGGACATGTTCTGCCGGCTACTGCAGGAGGACTCGACCTCGGAACCTCGATCGCAGTCCAAGGCGACTACTTCCGCGCGATGGGGATTCCACTCCTCCAGGGGAGGCTCTTTACCGCTGACGACAACGCCAGCCAGCCGCCTGTTGTTATCGTCAATCACATGCTGGCCCAGCAGTCCTGGCCCAATCAAAACCCAATCGGCAAGAGGTTTCGTATCGGCACAGAGACGATGAAGACCCCTTGGGCGACGGTAGTCGGCGAAGTCGCGGACGTGAAGGAGAACTCACCCGATCTGCCCCTCAAGCAGCAGTACTACATGCCTGTCGAACAGCAGGAGGAGATGGCGGGATCGCTCGGCTCACCCACTGATATCAGTGGCGACAGCGGATACATTGCAGTGCGAACAGCGATGGCACCCGAGCAGATGGAAAACCTCCTGCGCTCCACCGTGCACTCTATCGACCCGCAGCTTCCTCTCACCCAGGTGCAAAGTATGGAGCACGCCATCTCGGATACCGAGGCTCCCCGCCGCTTCAACACTGCGTTGATCTCATCCTTCGCTGCGATCGCAGTTCTATTGGCCGTGCTTGGCATCTACAGTGTCATCGCGTTCTCGGTCGCGCTGCGCGTTCAAGAGATGGCCATTCGCATGGCGCTTGGCTCCCAGCGTGCCGGCATCGTCCGCCTCGTTGTCACCTCGGGAGCGAAGCTCGCACTCTTCGGCTGCGCAATCGGTCTCGCCGGAGCCTTGGCCGCTTCTCGTCTGCTTCGGTCTTTCCTCTTTGGGGTGAGTGCCTTTGATCCTCTGGTCCTGACCATCGCGACGCTCTCGCTCCTGCTGCTCGCCCTGGTCGCCTCTCTGCTTCCCGCCCGACGCGCAGCCTCCGTCGACCTGACCCAGGCACTACGCTCCGAGTAG
- a CDS encoding FtsB family cell division protein, whose protein sequence is MTRLNTAGVVAKRSGAIARLYERGRVGWRKVATGAAAVLAVAMGYHVIFGQNGLTVYQQKRNDARSLDVQLHSLQRENDLLKGHVGRLQSDPNAIEHQAREELHYTRPGEVIVYMPAPTGSSPTGVAKQ, encoded by the coding sequence ATGACTCGTTTAAATACAGCAGGCGTGGTGGCGAAGCGGTCTGGAGCAATCGCGCGCCTGTATGAACGGGGCCGGGTGGGGTGGCGGAAGGTCGCTACCGGGGCAGCAGCCGTGCTCGCGGTGGCGATGGGTTACCACGTCATCTTTGGGCAGAATGGGCTGACGGTTTATCAGCAGAAGCGTAACGACGCGCGGAGCCTGGACGTTCAGCTGCATAGTTTGCAGCGCGAGAACGATCTATTGAAGGGGCATGTCGGCAGACTGCAGAGTGATCCGAACGCGATTGAGCACCAGGCCCGCGAAGAGTTGCACTACACGCGGCCCGGTGAGGTGATCGTGTATATGCCTGCTCCCACCGGATCAAGTCCTACGGGTGTTGCAAAGCAGTAA
- a CDS encoding biotin transporter BioY, with protein sequence MQSATSSQLGLTHRSGSLQESLSGKVILTVAASAFVAICAHISLPLPFTPVPLTLQNFAVILVGMLLGPVAGFSAMVLYLAEGAMGLPVFTPHSVGGVAHLLGPNAGYLFSYPLAAATAGWAVRVMQRITTRFRAGLVAATVASAPIFLLGAGWLAHLLHIGTAATWTMAIAPFLPGEVVKITAAAGIFSSLQRWRQS encoded by the coding sequence ATGCAATCCGCCACCTCGTCTCAACTCGGTCTCACCCACCGCTCCGGATCGCTTCAAGAGTCCCTCTCCGGCAAGGTCATCCTCACCGTCGCGGCCAGCGCCTTCGTAGCGATCTGCGCTCACATCTCTCTCCCGCTCCCCTTCACTCCCGTACCTCTCACCCTGCAGAACTTCGCCGTCATCCTCGTCGGCATGCTGCTCGGCCCGGTCGCCGGCTTCTCCGCGATGGTCCTTTATCTTGCCGAAGGGGCAATGGGCCTGCCCGTCTTCACGCCCCACAGTGTGGGCGGCGTCGCGCATCTGCTCGGACCCAATGCGGGCTACCTCTTCTCCTATCCTCTTGCCGCTGCAACCGCCGGTTGGGCTGTCCGCGTCATGCAACGCATTACCACACGCTTCCGCGCCGGCCTCGTAGCCGCCACCGTTGCCAGCGCACCCATCTTTCTCCTCGGAGCAGGCTGGCTCGCTCATCTGCTCCACATCGGCACTGCAGCCACATGGACCATGGCCATCGCCCCTTTCCTTCCCGGTGAAGTCGTCAAGATCACCGCTGCCGCCGGCATCTTCAGCTCACTTCAACGCTGGCGTCAGTCGTAA
- a CDS encoding menaquinone biosynthesis family protein — MTTTSTAIQEISIAHSPDSDDAFMFYGLATNKVRVPGFKFTHTLTDIETLNHRAINEAFYDVTAISFHAYPYLQDNYTLMACGGSVGEGYGPMIVAPRKLSLDEVKKTRIAVPGTLTTAYLTLKLFAPEIETITVPFDKIIPAVVAGEFDAGLIIHEGQLTYANDGLIKLLDLGQWWREQTSLPLPLGGNAIRRSLGAETLLTTTNALRDSIQHALDNREEALTYAMQFARDLDPTLANRFVGMYVNERTLNYGEDGKEAIRKLLDMGYDRGIIPHRANVDFVG, encoded by the coding sequence ATGACCACCACGAGCACTGCAATCCAGGAAATCAGCATCGCCCACAGCCCCGACTCCGACGACGCCTTTATGTTCTACGGCCTCGCCACCAATAAGGTTCGAGTCCCCGGCTTCAAGTTCACCCACACCCTCACCGACATCGAGACCCTCAATCACCGCGCCATCAACGAGGCCTTCTACGATGTCACCGCCATCTCCTTCCACGCCTACCCGTACCTGCAGGATAACTACACCCTCATGGCCTGCGGCGGCAGCGTCGGCGAAGGCTACGGTCCCATGATCGTCGCCCCTCGCAAGCTCTCTCTCGACGAGGTCAAGAAGACTCGCATCGCGGTCCCCGGCACTCTCACCACTGCTTACCTCACCCTCAAGCTCTTCGCTCCCGAGATCGAAACCATAACCGTCCCCTTCGACAAGATCATCCCCGCTGTCGTCGCAGGCGAGTTTGATGCCGGCCTCATCATCCACGAAGGCCAACTCACCTACGCTAATGACGGCCTTATCAAGCTCCTCGACCTGGGCCAGTGGTGGCGCGAACAGACCAGCCTCCCACTTCCACTCGGCGGCAACGCTATTCGTCGTTCTCTCGGAGCCGAGACCCTCCTTACTACCACCAATGCCCTGCGTGACAGCATCCAGCACGCCCTCGACAACCGCGAAGAGGCCCTGACCTACGCGATGCAGTTCGCCCGCGATCTGGACCCCACACTCGCCAATCGCTTCGTCGGCATGTACGTCAACGAACGCACGCTCAACTATGGCGAAGACGGCAAGGAAGCAATTCGCAAGCTGCTCGACATGGGTTACGATCGCGGCATCATCCCCCACCGCGCCAATGTAGACTTTGTCGGCTAA